The following are encoded in a window of Impatiens glandulifera chromosome 5, dImpGla2.1, whole genome shotgun sequence genomic DNA:
- the LOC124938003 gene encoding uncharacterized protein LOC124938003, which produces MERNDDSGSPSWSASFFMQTKEDVAKAVAAATAASTYVHSPRPSGIYSPKDENGSSSLKKLQQQVYKVLKGFSQQPEVRRGTYNPEDLTSQKRQWARFQLQHLDNKALKEPSRIFESMVVVGLPPSCDVEALQKQYFGRKPEGSGKFRSTLTSQRQSRVGPNLEPQVLFVYPPEKQLPLKYKDLLSFCLPGGVEVHAVEKTPSMSELNEILLGQEHLKQSDQSFVFRLQVADDSTLYGCCVLVEEIVQKPSPLISMLSDVHYISPTLSRYVLTTHRCYCILSRLPFFELHFGVLNSLFAEERLERLTKNIGILHMESEEQSEHEISGGGLYKEMGDGANKQLNETTVVSHLNSNGHTQNDKNESCNPHHEAVDKTNESCKQHHQVLEEIEHCNPHHQVVEGINESFNPHHQDVVEIKESCNTHHQCNGDVPVNHAEQCTEKFPDKTESGAGTPVSESSDVCIASVDFFVANKQALERCLPSAVLPLLRHQQYDSFESCSSFQGSPCEDRIFRSDIDDVETEEASSSGQGYSSYYSDILKWAKANNQGSLQIICEYYHLKCPSRGSTIRFHPLEHLHPLEYHRPDETTMRFTGSRIGLSTSRTSLELVEAHSTLLAEEEATALSVWAVACLCGSLRLEHVLTFFAGALLEKQILVICSNLGLLSASVLSVIPLIRPYRWQSLLMPVLPDDILDFLDAPVPYIVGVKNKTMEVQSKLTNVILVDANKNQVKSSAIPNLPYQKELYSSLSPYHAKLVGESFLGKKRPIHGCTDVQVEAAKGFLGVLRTYLDNLCSNLRSHTITNVQSNDDKVSLLLKESFIESFSYKDRPFMRLLVDTQLFSVHTDSVLSFIQKE; this is translated from the exons ATGGAAAGGAATGATGATTCAGGTAGCCCTAGTTGGAGTGCTTCATTCTTCATGCAGACTAAGGAAGATGTAGCAAAGGCAGTTGCTGCGGCAACTGCAGCTTCCACTTACGTTCATTCACCCCGTCCATCTGGAATATATTCACCAAAGGATGAGAATGGCTCTAGTTCGCTTAAAAAACTTCAGCAACAAGTTTATAAAGTGCTAAAAGGTTTCTCCCAGCAGCCAGAAGTGAGAAGAGGCACTTACAATCCTGAGGATCTAACCAGCCAAAAGCGTCAATGGGCAAGATTTCAATTGCAACACCTG GACAATAAAGCTTTGAAAGAACCATCAAGGATTTTTGAGAGCATGGTAGTGGTAGGACTTCCTCCTAGTTGTGATGTTGAAGCTCTTCAAAAGCAGTACTTTGGAAGAAAGCCTGAAGGTTCAGGAAAATTTAGAAGTACTCTGACCAGTCAGCGTCAATCCCGCGTGGGACCAAACCTTGAACCCCAG GTCTTATTTGTATATCCTCCTGAGAAACAGTTGCCTCTTAAATACAAGGATCTTCTTTCATTCTGTTTACCTGGTGGAGTGGAG GTCCATGCTGTGGAGAAAACTCCTTCAATGAGTGAGCTGAATGAAATACTACTTGGACAg GAACATCTCAAACAAAGTGACCAGTCATTTGTATTCAGGTTGCAG GTTGCTGATGATTCAACATTGTATGGTTGCTGTGTATTGGTGGAAGAAATTGTACAAAAGCCATCTCCATTGATATCCATGCTTTCAGATGTACACTATATTAGTCCAACTTTGAGCCGCTATGTGCTGACCACACACCGATGTTACTGTATTCTGTCAAGGCTCCCTTTTTTTGAGCTACATTTTGGCGTGTTAAACAG CTTATTTGCTGAAGAAAGGTTGGAGCGGTTAACAAAAAATATTGGCATTTTACACATGGAGTCTGAGGAGCAGAGTGAACATGAAATTTCAGGAGGAGGCTTATACAAAGAAATGGGAGATGGAGCAAACAAGCAACTTAATGAAACAACCGTAGTTTCTCATTTGAACTCAAATGGTCATACTCAGAATGACAAGAATGAGAGTTGTAATCCACACCATGAAGCTGTAGATAAAACTAACGAGAGCTGCAAACAACACCATCAAGTTTTAGAGGAGATCGAGCATTGCAATCCTCACCATCAAGTTGTAGAGGGGATTAATGAGAGTTTCAATCCACACCATCAAGATGTCGTGGAGATCAAGGAGAGTTGCAATACACACCATCAATGTAACGGTGATGTTCCTGTTAACCATGCGGAACAATGCACTGAGAAATTTCCAGACAAAACAGAATCTGGAGCTGGGACTCCGGTGTCTGAAAGTTCTGATGTTTGCATTGCTAGTGTCGATTTTTTTGTGGCAAACAAACAAGCATTGGAAAGATGCCTTCCAAGTGCCGTGTTGCCTCTTCTTAGGCATCAACAGTATGACAGTTTTGAATCTTGCTCAAG TTTCCAAGGTTCCCCTTGTGAAGATAGAATCTTTAGGAGTGACATTGATGATGTAGAGACAGAGGAGGCATCCTCTTCTGGTCAAGGATATTCCTCTTACTACAGTGATATCCTGAAATGGGCTAAG GCTAACAATCAAGGATCCTTGCAAATAATTTGTGAGTACTACCATCTAAAGTGTCCTTCCAGGGGCTCAACAATTAGATTTCATCCATTAGAGCACCTGCATCCATTGGAATATCATAGACCTGATGAAACAACTATGCGTTTTACTGGCTCAAGAATTGGCCTTAGCACTAGCAGAACCAGTTTAGAGTTAGTTGAG GCACACAGTACACTTCTGGCAGAGGAAGAGGCGACTGCTTTGTCTGTATGGGCAGTTGCATGCTTATGCGGCTCCTTACGTCTAGAGCAT gttttgacattttttgctGGGGCTCTATTGGAGAAGCAGATTTTGGTTATTTGTTCCAATTTG GGATTATTGTCTGCCTCAGTTTTGTCTGTGATCCCATTGATCCGCCCCTACCGTTGGCAGAGCTTGTTGATGCCg GTTCTGCCTGATGACATACTGGACTTCTTGGATGCTCCTGTCCCATACATT GTTGGTGTAAAGAACAAAACCATGGAGGTGCAGTCCAAGCTGACAAATGTTATTCTTGTTGATGCAAACAAGAACCAG GTGAAGTCATCAGCTATACCGAATCTTCCCTACCAAAAGGAGTTGTATTCATCCTTGAGCCCTTACCATGCAAAGCTCGTGGGAGAAAGCTTCTTGGGTAAAAAAAGGCCTATTCATGGATGCACTGATGTGCAG GTCGAAGCTGCCAAGGGTTTCCTGGGAGTGCTGAGGACTTATTTAGACAACCTTTGCTCAAATCTACGTTCCCATACTATTACAAATGTTCAATCCAATGATGATAAAGTTTCCTTACTATTAAAGGAGAGTTTTATTGAGTCATTCTCCTACAAGGACCGGCCTTTTATGAGG CTTTTAGTGGACACTCAGTTGTTCTCTGTACATACGGATTCTGTACTCTCATTTATTCAGAAGGAATAG
- the LOC124938838 gene encoding transcription factor MYB1-like, translating into MGRRSSCCGKEEGLNRGAWTAGEDKSLTDYINAHGEGKWRSLPKRAGLKRCGKSCRLRWLNYLRPDIKRGNISHDEEDLILRLHNLLGNRWSLIAGRLPGRTDNEIKNYWNTNMCKKLHTRPPPRRHTTTTITNNNTTKTTTAILLPPPHAIKTKPMRLSASNTKPFIITTSTTNNNNNNPCSSINMPSSSSSSPDNNNNNNNNKFVDFGFPTTTTTTGDFDQQLLLNENFNIDDYGGVLFPENYSWMLGGTNGGLGFSHFPEESTAVLEDWVLE; encoded by the exons ATGGGGAGAAGAAGTTCTTGTTGTGGAAAGGAGGAAGGGTTGAACAGAGGAGCATGGACAGCCGGAGAAGATAAGAGTCTAACCGATTATATTAATGCCCATGGAGAAGGAAAGTGGCGCAGCCTTCCAAAGAGAGCTG GGCTTAAGAGATGCGGAAAGAGTTGTCGTCTAAGATGGTTAAACTATCTTCGACCCGACATAAAAAGAGGCAACATTTCTCATGATGAAGAAGACCTTATCCTTAGGCTTCACAACCTACTAGGCAACAGATGGTCTTTGATAGCCGGAAGGCTTCCTGGCAGAACAGACAATGAAATTAAAAACTATTGGAACACCAACATGTGCAAGAAACTACACACCCGACCACCACCCCGTCGCcacaccaccaccaccatcaccAACAACAACACTACTAAGACTACTACTGCTATCCTCCTCCCACCACCACACGCAATCAAAACCAAGCCCATGAGGCTATCAGCTTCAAACACTAAGCCATTCATCATCACTACTAGCAcaaccaataataataataacaatccATGCTCATCAATCAATatgccttcttcttcttcatcatcaccagacaataataataataataataataataaatttgttgatTTTGGGTTTCCAACCACAACCACCACCACCGGTGATTTTGACCAGCAGCTGCTGCTTAATGAAAACTTTAATATTGATGATTATGGGGGTGTCCTTTTCCCGGAGAATTACAGCTGGATGTTAGGAGGTACTAATGGAGGACTGGGTTTCAGTCATTTTCCGGAGGAGAGTACTGCAGTACTGGAGGACTGGGTTCTAGAGTGA